The proteins below come from a single Saimiri boliviensis isolate mSaiBol1 chromosome 16, mSaiBol1.pri, whole genome shotgun sequence genomic window:
- the F7 gene encoding coagulation factor VII isoform X2: MASQAHQLLCLLLGLQGCLAAVFIAPEEAHGVLRRQRRAYGFLEELRPGSLERECKEEQCSFEEAREIFRDAERTKLFWISYSDGDQCASSPCQNGGSCEDQLQSYICFCPLGFEGRNCETNKDDQLICINDNGGCAQYCSDRAGARRSCRCHEGYSLLADGMSCMPTVEYPCGKIPILEKRNASIPQGRIVGGRVCPKGECPWQVLLVQNGAMFCGGTLIDTSWVVSAAHCFDKIKNWRNISAVLGEHDLSEHDGDEQSQRVAQVIIPSTYVRGTTNHDIALLRLHQPVVLTDHVVPLCLPERTFSEMTLAYVRFSLVSGWGQLLDRGAKALELMAISVPRLMTQDCLEQSEKTGGSPNVTEYMFCAGYRDGSKDSCKGDSGGPHATRYRGTWYLTGVVSWGQGCAAVGHFGVYTRVSQYTEWLHKLMHSEPQPGILRRAPFP, encoded by the exons TCTTCATCGCCCCGGAGGAGGCCCACGGCGTCCTGCGCAGGCAGCGGCGCGCCTACGGGTTCCTGGAGGAGCTCCGGCCGGGCTCCCTGGAGCGGGAGTGCAAGGAGGAGCAGTGCTCCTTCGAGGAGGCGCGGGAGATCTTCAGGGACGCGGAGAGGACG AAGCTCTTCTGGATTTCTTACAGTG ATGGGGACCAGTGTGCCTCAAGTCCGTGCCAGAACGGGGGTTCCTGCGAGGACCAGCTCCAGTCCTATATCTGCTTCTGCCCCCTTGGCTTCGAAGGCCGGAACTGTGAGACAA ACAAGGACGACCAGCTGATCTGCATAAACGATAACGGCGGCTGTGCGCAGTACTGCAGCGACCGCGCGGGCGCCAGGCGCTCCTGTCGGTGCCACGAGGGATACTCGCTGCTGGCAGACGGCATGTCCTGCATGCCCACAG TTGAATATCCATGTGGAAAAATACCTattctagaaaaaagaaatgccagcATCCCCCAAGGCCGAATTGTGGGGGGCAGGGTGTGCCCCAAAGGGGAGTGTCCATGGCAG GTGCTGCTGGTGCAGAATGGAGCTATGTTTTGTGGGGGGACCCTGATCGACACCAGCTGGGTGGTCTCCGCGGCTCACTGTTTCGACAAAATCAAGAACTGGAGGAACATAAGCGCGGTGCTGG GTGAGCACGACCTCAGTGAGCACGACGGGGACGAGCAGAGCCAGCGGGTGGCGCAGGTCATCATCCCCAGCACGTATGTCCGGGGCACCACCAACCACGACATCGCACTGCTCCGCCTGCACCAGCCTGTGGTCCTCACTGACCACGTGGTGCCCCTCTGCCTGCCTGAGCGGACGTTCTCTGAGATGACGCTGGCCTACGTGCGCTTCTCGTTGGTCAGCGGCTGGGGTCAGCTGCTGGACCGTGGCGCCAAGGCCCTGGAGCTCATGGCCATCAGTGTGCCCCGGCTGATGACCCAGGACTGCCTGGAGCAGTCGGAGAAGACGGGAGGCTCCCCGAATGTCACGGAGTACATGTTCTGTGCTGGCTACCGGGATGGTAGCAAGGACTCCTGCAAGGGGGACAGTGGAGGTCCACACGCCACCCGCTACCGGGGCACCTGGTACCTGACAGGCGTCGTCAGCTGGGGCCAGGGCTGCGCAGCTGTGGGCCATTTTGGGGTGTACACCAGGGTCTCCCAATACACCGAGTGGCTGCACAAGCTCATGCACTCAGAGCCACAGCCAGGCATCCTCCGTCGAGCCCCATTTCCCTAG